The Pyxidicoccus sp. MSG2 DNA segment GAGGGCAAGGCCGTGGTGGCCGTGGCGAAGGTGCTCGCCGCCGCCGGCCCGGACCCCACCGCGCCGGGCGAGGACTGGGCCTCCGTGGACGTGGGCCCCGCCGTCGCGCTGAAGCAACCCGTGGACCTGGCGACCTTCAAGGCCACGCCCGCGCTGAAGGACTGCCAGCTCCTCACCCGCAGCCGCATCAGCGTGGTGCCCGTCACCGCGGAGCACTTCAAGCTCATCCTGAAGATGGGGAAGACCGCGCTTCCGAAGTAGCCCGTGCCGACGGGGGCCGCAGCAGCGTCACCTGGGGCCCCTTGAAGGTGTGCCGCTGCACCAGTCCCCAGTAAAGCCCCAGCAGCACCAGCGCGCCGGCGAAGGTGTAGCCGGCGAGCTGGTTGGGCGGCAGCACGAAGAGCACCATGATGACGGCGCACCAGGCGAGCGCCACCGCGTTGACCCAGGGCGACGCGCGGCCCAGATCCCAAGGACCCTGGTGGGCCCACGTCCCGGAGCGGCGCGCCCGCCAGCCCACCCAGATGGGCAGCGCATATGACGCGTAGAGCGCCAGCGTGCTCAGCGCCACCATGGCCGCGTACGCCTGCGCCCACAGCGCCACGACGAAGGCGGCCACGACGGACACCCACACCGCCACGGACGGACTCCTGAAGCGCGGCGACACGTGCTTCAGCCACCGCGAGCCGGGCAGCCCGTTGTCCCGCGCGAAGGCGAACAGCATGCGCGAGTTGGACGTCACCGACGACAGCCCACAGAACCACATGGCGCCAATGGCCACCCACACCAGCGCGCCACCGATGGCCGGGCCCAGCGCGTTCGTCAGCACGTACAGGAACGGATTGGGTGCGGCGACGGCGGCGGGCAAATCGTGGATGGCCAGCGTCACCGCGCCCAGCAGCACGTAGCCCACCACGGCGCTGACGGCCACGGACAGGAAGATGCCCCAGGGCGCGTTGCGCGTGGGGTCTCTCGTCTCCTCGGAGATGTGGGCGCTGGCGTCGTAGCCGGTGAAGGTCCACTGCGCCTGCAAGAGGCCGATGAGGAAGCCGTACGCGTACCAGGAGGGGCTCTCCGCGCTGACTCGGGTGAGGAGGAAGGCGGCGTCCTGCCTCGGCGCCAGCGCGGCGAGCGCGCCGATGAGCACCGCCACGCCAACGAGGTGGTACCAGGCGGAGAAGTCGTTGAGCCACGCCACCACGCGCACGCCCACGTGGTTGAGCACCGCGTGGGAGACGAGGATGGCGGCGTACAGCGGCAGCACGTCCCCGCGCTCGCGGGACAGGCCGAGCATGTCCGCGAGGAACTCAGCCAGCCCGTAGTCGATGCCGGCGGTAATCGCGAACTGGCCCACCGTGTTGAGCCACGCGGTGAAGAAGCCCACCCGGGGCCCGCCGAGCATGGCGGACCAGTGGTAGAGCGCGCCCGCCGTGGGGAAGGACGAGGCGAGCTGCGCGAGGCTCGCCGCCACCGCGAGCGTCATCACCGCCACCAGCGGCCAGCCCACGCCCATGACGAAGGGCCCGCCGAAGCGCAGCCCGTGGCCATACAGCGTCACCGCGCCGGTGAGGATGGAGATGATGGAGAAGGAGACGGCGAAGTTGGAGAAGCCGCCCATGTCGCGCAGCAACTGCTGCGCGTACCCCAGCCGCTGGAGCTGGGCGGCATCCTCCTCGAGCTGGCGCTCACGGTCCGGAGTGGTGGCCATGGCGCGCGAGGATACGCGGGCCCGGGGGTGAGACCTTGGAGGGGACAGCCTCCCGGGCCCGCGTCTGTCCGGAACGCTACGGCTTGCGAGGCGGCGGCGGGGTACCCGGGCGCGCCTCTCCCGCCTCCCCGGGAGCGTCCCGGCGAATCTCGATGCGCTTCTCGACGCGCATGGGCCCCATCTCCGCCTCCAGCTTCTGCCAGAGGTCCGGCCCCAGCAGCTTCTTGATCTGCACCATCAGCGACAGGCGGTTGCGGCGCACCGCCGTCTCCGCGCGGCCCACCTCCTCGGACTGGGTGAGGATGGCGCGCTCGTCCGGCGTGGGCGCGCTCAGCAGGCGCTCCAGCCGGAGCTGGGCGCGCTTCAGGTCCGCTTCGAGGGGAATCAGCGCATCGTTGGACTCGAAGGAGAGGTCCTTGATCTTCTGCGCCACGTCGCGCGGCACGCCCAGCTTCTCCACCAGGTGCGGGGGGATGCCGTTGGCGGCCATGGGCAGCGGGCCCAGCGGCATCGCCGAAGGCCCTCCCTTGAGCACCAGCGTCCTGTGCCCGCCAGGCCCGGGAGTCTGGACGACCACGTCCTCGTCGTCCGCCTGCGCCCGGGCCAGCGCGGGTGCCGCCAGCAGCAGTGCGGCCACGGTGGTGCTCCACAGCTTCGAAACGCGGGTCTTCATCGCTTCACTCCTGAGGATAGAGAGTCAAGACCGCCGTTCGGAACGGCGGGGTTTCCAGCGCGCGGGAGTCGGGAGGGCGCAGCCACGCGGCGAGCGTTCCGTAGGACCGGTACGCCTCGTCGTGGACCACCAGGTCGCGGCGCGTGTAGCCGCGCACCTCGCCCATCAGGTTCATCAGGGAGCCCCGCCCCGCGAGCACGGCACGGGCGGGGGCCTCCTCGGAAAACACATCCTCACGAGGCTGGCCCGTCATGCCCAGCTCGGCCCGGGGCGCGGGCACCTCGTCGGAATATTCGGGAGCCGTCCCCTCATCCAGCACCGGCACGGAGGGGCGCGTCCACAGCACCAGCCCGGCCAGGCACAGGGACGCCACGGCCCCGGCGGCGGCGCGGCGGCGGATGACACGGCGGCGCACCTCGCCCAGCACGGCGTCGCGGGGAATGGGGGGCAGCGCTGGAGGCGACGGCAGGTGCAGCGCGGAGGCGGAGGCGTGGAGGGCGGCCAGGGCCCGGCACTCGGCGCAGGTCTCCAGGTGGGCCCGCAGCTCGGGGGAGCGGCCTTCCTCCATGAGGGCGGCGGCCGCGTCGTGGCATCTCATGGGGTGTCTCCTTCCAGGGCGTCGGCGGCCTTCAGCTTCTTGAGGGCGCGGTAGAGGTGGATGCGGACGGTGCCCCGGCCAATGCGCATGGCTCCGGCGATGGAGTCCAAATCCAGTCCCTCCAGGTAGCGGAGGGTGAAGGCGGTGGCCTGCTGCGCGGGGAGCGTCCGCAGCGCGCGGCCGAAGCTGCGCCAGCGCTCGGCACCGGCGAAGTGCTCTTCCGGGGAGAGGTCATGTGAAGGCCCGAAGTCGAGCGCCTCGCGCACGAGCGTCCACACCCGGCGCCGGCGCAGGTGGCCCATGGCGCGGGACACCAGGATGCTGCGCAGCCACGCGGGGCCGGCCTTCACGTCCCGCAGGGCGTGGCGCTTCTCGTACGCGTCCGCCAGGGTGGCCTGCACCAGGTCCCTCGCCTCCTCCCCGTCCCAGACCAGCCTCCGGGCGAGGCGCAGCAGCCCGCCCTGCTCCGCCTCCAGGAGCGCGTCGAAGTCCCGCGCGGCCGTGGCGCGCGGCGGGCTCGTCGGCTCGTCCAGGATGGCGGTGCCCTTCACGGTGAAACGACCTCCCATCGACTTCCACGCGAATGAGGACGCACGGGCGGGGAAACCGGCATACTCGAATCCGTGAGTGCCCCTGAAATCCGCCGCATTCCCGCCGTGGAGACCCGTCCCCTCCGCCACGCCGTGCTCCGCCCCCACCAGTCGCCCAACATGGTCGTCTACCCCGGGGATGAGGACCTCGACACCGTCCACCTGGGCGCGTATGCGGCCAGCCGCCTCGTGGGGGTGGCCTCCGTCTACCGGGAGCCGCCACCGGACGCCCTTCGCACCACCACGGCGTGGCGCCTGCGGGGCATGGCGGTGGACCCCACCCTGCGGGGCTCCGGCCATGGCGCCGCCCTCCTGCGGGCCTGCATGGAGCACGCCCGGGGCCAGGGCGGCACCCTGGCATGGTGCAACGCCCGCGCGACGGCCACGGGCTTCTACCGCTCGCTCGGCTTCTCGCAGAAGGGGGACGCTTTCGAGCTTCCCGGCATCGGACTGCATCTCTTCATGTGGCGGACCCTGGAGTCTTCTCGATGACCATCCCCGACCTGGAGGCAGTGCGCGTCGCCATCGAGAACATCGACGAGGAAATCCTCGATGCCCTCCGGCGGCGCATG contains these protein-coding regions:
- a CDS encoding EVE domain-containing protein; this translates as MAKPQYWLIKSEPSVYPYAQLEKDGKTQWTGVRNYEARNNLRAMKPGDLCLYYHSNEGKAVVAVAKVLAAAGPDPTAPGEDWASVDVGPAVALKQPVDLATFKATPALKDCQLLTRSRISVVPVTAEHFKLILKMGKTALPK
- a CDS encoding amino acid permease; the encoded protein is MATTPDRERQLEEDAAQLQRLGYAQQLLRDMGGFSNFAVSFSIISILTGAVTLYGHGLRFGGPFVMGVGWPLVAVMTLAVAASLAQLASSFPTAGALYHWSAMLGGPRVGFFTAWLNTVGQFAITAGIDYGLAEFLADMLGLSRERGDVLPLYAAILVSHAVLNHVGVRVVAWLNDFSAWYHLVGVAVLIGALAALAPRQDAAFLLTRVSAESPSWYAYGFLIGLLQAQWTFTGYDASAHISEETRDPTRNAPWGIFLSVAVSAVVGYVLLGAVTLAIHDLPAAVAAPNPFLYVLTNALGPAIGGALVWVAIGAMWFCGLSSVTSNSRMLFAFARDNGLPGSRWLKHVSPRFRSPSVAVWVSVVAAFVVALWAQAYAAMVALSTLALYASYALPIWVGWRARRSGTWAHQGPWDLGRASPWVNAVALAWCAVIMVLFVLPPNQLAGYTFAGALVLLGLYWGLVQRHTFKGPQVTLLRPPSARATSEARSSPSSG
- a CDS encoding RNA polymerase sigma factor; this translates as MGGRFTVKGTAILDEPTSPPRATAARDFDALLEAEQGGLLRLARRLVWDGEEARDLVQATLADAYEKRHALRDVKAGPAWLRSILVSRAMGHLRRRRVWTLVREALDFGPSHDLSPEEHFAGAERWRSFGRALRTLPAQQATAFTLRYLEGLDLDSIAGAMRIGRGTVRIHLYRALKKLKAADALEGDTP
- a CDS encoding GNAT family N-acetyltransferase, yielding MSAPEIRRIPAVETRPLRHAVLRPHQSPNMVVYPGDEDLDTVHLGAYAASRLVGVASVYREPPPDALRTTTAWRLRGMAVDPTLRGSGHGAALLRACMEHARGQGGTLAWCNARATATGFYRSLGFSQKGDAFELPGIGLHLFMWRTLESSR